A DNA window from Aminiphilus circumscriptus DSM 16581 contains the following coding sequences:
- the hslU gene encoding ATP-dependent protease ATPase subunit HslU — translation MIRQEGRDFSPREIVAYLDRYVIGQEKAKRAVAIALRNRLRRRRLPEEAAREIAPRNILMVGPTGVGKTEIARRLSHLVNAPFVKVEATKYTEVGYVGRDVESMIRDLVETAVQMVKERKVEEVREVAKVRAEDRLLDALLPRPRSAVSRVPEFFRLFGGQQEEAAQASTPSPQTPEEEQRFAATRERLREMLRNGRLEDREVEIEVTEVPKLGMPLLGGAGMEEMGMNLNEMLGGLLPKKSRRRRVSVAEARRILEAEEAEKLVDMEAVTREALEKAQEEGIVFLDELDKVAAGEGRGAGPDVSREGVQRDLLPIVEGCTVQTKYGPVTTDHILFIAAGAFHKVKPSDLVPELQGRLPIRVELDSLGEEELFRILREPEHSLVRQYQALLGTEGVELLFEEGALRAIAKFATAANRDMENIGARRLATIMELLLEEISFDAQELAGSTVRVDVPFVEERLRDVAADKDMRNYLL, via the coding sequence GTGATACGACAGGAAGGACGGGACTTCTCCCCCCGGGAGATCGTCGCCTATCTCGATAGATACGTCATCGGCCAGGAAAAGGCCAAACGCGCCGTGGCGATCGCCTTGAGGAACCGCCTGCGCAGGCGGCGTCTTCCCGAGGAGGCGGCCAGGGAGATCGCTCCCAGGAACATCCTCATGGTCGGTCCCACGGGGGTGGGTAAGACGGAGATCGCCCGCCGCCTCTCGCACCTGGTGAACGCCCCGTTCGTCAAGGTGGAGGCCACCAAGTACACCGAAGTGGGCTATGTGGGGCGCGATGTGGAATCCATGATCCGCGATCTCGTGGAGACGGCGGTGCAGATGGTGAAGGAGCGGAAGGTCGAAGAGGTCCGTGAGGTCGCGAAGGTGCGCGCCGAGGACCGACTGCTTGATGCTCTTCTTCCCCGGCCTCGTTCCGCGGTCTCCCGTGTTCCCGAGTTCTTTCGTCTCTTCGGCGGTCAGCAGGAAGAGGCCGCCCAGGCGAGTACACCTTCCCCCCAGACGCCGGAGGAGGAACAGCGCTTCGCCGCGACCCGGGAACGACTTCGGGAGATGCTGCGCAACGGCAGGCTCGAGGACCGGGAGGTGGAAATCGAGGTGACGGAGGTGCCCAAGCTCGGCATGCCCCTGTTGGGGGGTGCCGGCATGGAGGAGATGGGCATGAACCTCAACGAGATGCTCGGCGGCTTGCTGCCCAAGAAATCCCGACGGCGCCGCGTCAGCGTCGCCGAGGCGCGGCGCATTCTCGAGGCGGAAGAGGCGGAAAAGCTCGTGGACATGGAGGCCGTTACCAGGGAAGCCCTCGAAAAGGCACAGGAGGAAGGCATCGTCTTTCTCGACGAACTGGATAAGGTTGCGGCTGGAGAGGGCCGTGGGGCCGGACCGGACGTGAGCCGCGAGGGCGTTCAGCGGGATCTCCTGCCCATCGTGGAGGGATGTACGGTGCAGACCAAGTACGGCCCGGTCACGACGGATCACATCCTGTTCATCGCCGCCGGGGCCTTCCACAAGGTCAAACCGTCGGATCTCGTTCCGGAGCTGCAGGGAAGACTTCCCATAAGGGTTGAGCTCGATTCTCTCGGCGAGGAGGAGCTGTTCCGCATTCTTCGGGAGCCCGAACACAGCCTTGTACGCCAGTATCAGGCCCTGCTCGGCACGGAGGGGGTGGAACTTCTCTTCGAAGAAGGAGCGCTGCGCGCCATCGCCAAGTTTGCCACGGCGGCGAACCGCGACATGGAGAACATCGGTGCCCGGCGGCTCGCCACCATTATGGAACTTCTTCTGGAGGAAATCAGTTTCGATGCGCAGGAGTTGGCCGGCAGCACGGTCCGCGTGGATGTCCCTTTTGTGGAGGAGCGCCTGCGGGATGTGGCGGCGGACAAGGACATGCGGAACTACCTTCTCTAG